A window from Cryobacterium sp. SO1 encodes these proteins:
- a CDS encoding S-ribosylhomocysteine lyase: MNVESFNLDHRTVVAPYVRLADTKVLPLGDVIVKYDVRFTQPNVAHLEMPAVHSIEHLFAEHSRNHSARVVDFSPMGCQTGFYLILQGQPEFAEVLELIEATMTDILGATEVPAANEVQCGWGANHSLSAAQEAVTVFLAGRAGWANVTA; encoded by the coding sequence ATGAACGTCGAGTCGTTCAACCTCGACCACCGCACCGTCGTCGCACCCTACGTGCGCCTGGCCGACACCAAGGTGCTGCCGTTGGGCGACGTCATCGTCAAGTACGACGTGCGGTTCACCCAGCCCAATGTGGCCCATCTGGAGATGCCGGCGGTGCACTCGATCGAGCACCTGTTCGCCGAGCACTCCCGCAACCACTCGGCCCGGGTCGTCGACTTCTCGCCGATGGGCTGCCAGACCGGCTTCTACCTGATCCTGCAGGGCCAGCCGGAGTTCGCCGAGGTTCTCGAGCTGATCGAGGCCACCATGACCGACATCCTCGGCGCCACCGAGGTGCCAGCGGCCAACGAGGTGCAGTGCGGCTGGGGCGCGAACCACTCGCTCAGCGCCGCGCAGGAGGCCGTGACGGTGTTCCTGGCCGGCCGCGCGGGCTGGGCGAACGTCACCGCATGA